From a single Cydia amplana chromosome 10, ilCydAmpl1.1, whole genome shotgun sequence genomic region:
- the LOC134651633 gene encoding uncharacterized protein LOC134651633: MESIKTSIAELGASFNARMAEFQGQIEKANPESPTVSSVAAQFSAFRAFILKAIETLQQQVEFLIQQVDSMEMRSRRKILLFHGVAEADNEDSSARILDLLKVHLKIDLIADKIARSHRMGRPRSNKTRCILVEFRDLSDRNAIWAAKTALKGTGVVISEFLTKPRHDVFMMARERFGVRNCYTREGSVFVLVGDGDRRCVTSRADLDKIQVTQPPKAGPAAGVDGAVGLAVDQQPGEPGKRSRKPANRY, translated from the coding sequence ATGGAATCCATCAAGACCTCAATAGCGGAGTTGGGAGCCTCATTCAACGCAAGGATGGCAGAGTTTCAGGGCCAGATTGAGAAGGCTAACCCGGAGAGTCCCACAGTGTCATCTGTTGCTGCACAGTTCAGTGCTTTCCGAGCATTTATACTGAAGGCTATCGAGACCCTGCAGCAACAGGTTGAGTTCCTGATCCAGCAAGTGGACAGCATGGAGATGCGGTCCAGGCGCAAGATCCTACTATTTCATGGGGTGGCAGAGGCGGACAACGAGGACTCTTCAGCGCGGATTCTGGACCTGCTAAAGGTGCATCTCAAAATAGATTTGATTGCTGACAAGATTGCTCGAAGTCACCGTATGGGTCGTCCACGTAGCAATAAGACCAGATGCATTCTGGTAGAGTTCAGAGACCTTTCTGACCGCAATGCCATCTGGGCTGCAAAAACTGCTTTGAAAGGGACTGGTGTCGTCATCTCCGAATTCCTGACCAAGCCGCGGCACGACGTCTTCATGATGGCCAGGGAGCGTTTCGGAGTTCGAAACTGCTACACGCGAGAAGGCAGCGTGTTCGTCCTGGTCGGGGATGGCGATCGTCGCTGTGTTACATCTCGAGCCGACCTCGACAAGATCCAGGTCACTCAACCGCCTAAAGCCGGGCCTGCTGCTGGAGTTGACGGTGCAGTCGGGCTTGCGGTAGATCAACAACCAGGTGAGCCGGGCAAGAGGTCGAGAAAACCGGCAAAtcgttattaa